The following are encoded in a window of Oncorhynchus mykiss isolate Arlee chromosome Y, USDA_OmykA_1.1, whole genome shotgun sequence genomic DNA:
- the LOC118945269 gene encoding protein phosphatase Slingshot homolog 2-like, producing MEEDGGQEAWREGLHEDSVQMHKHNLDGSLASTLHPTPMTPQHSSPITPLHPTLNSALAPLSSVDFLCLEGVTEFESGTDWDSLPGRGPPGDDDMRETWETLRELGAFLRQVSGGGAKVPRCVGQVWGEGTQARQKRVRGGDRQRAREVEARIRQAGLTPPSLMKRSASLAKLGCLDLSANDLSNWDISPTSPATPAVELLLPSTEADESSRKLRVLFHNALCPSVSTSRQESLTNRAERPCESGDTPSEHLHSPTSNQGWQKEKHPDSGHALSLTSDLISVATRQQYGRTHPLRRLKKRTVSTLYHTM from the coding sequence atggaggaagatggaggaCAGGAGGCTTGGAGAGAAGGTTTACATGAAGACAGTGTCCAAATGCACAAACACAACCTTGATGGCAGCCTTGCATCTACCCTCCACCCTACCCCCATGACCCCTCAACACTCTTCCCCCATCACCCCTCTCCATCCTACCCTAAACTCTGCCCTCGCCCCCCTCTCTTCAGTGGATTTCCTGTGTCTGGAGGGGGTGACAGAGTTTGAGTCGGGCACAGACTGGGACAGTCTCCCGGGTCGAGGACCCCCCGGTGACGACGACATGAGGGAGACATGGGAAACTCTGCGGGAGCTGGGGGCGTTTCTTCGCCAGGTGAGCGGTGGCGGAGCCAAGGTACCCAGGTGTGTGGGCCAGGTGTGGGGGGAAGGTACACAGGCGAGGCAGAAGAGGGTCAGGGGTGGCGACAGGCAGAGAGCCAGGGAGGTGGAGGCACGGATTCGCCAGGCTGGGCTGACACCGCCCTCCCTGATGAAGCGCTCTGCCTCATTGGCTAAGCTGGGCTGCTTAGACCTGTCGGCCAATGACCTGAGCAATTGGGATATTAGCCCCACCTCTCCGGCGACACCCGCTGTGGAACTTCTCCTTCCTTCCACAGAAGCTGACGAGTCCTCCAGGAAACTGAGGGTGCTGTTCCACAATGCCCTGTGTCCTTCTGTCTCGACCAGCAGGCAAGAGTCCCTCACCAACAGAGCGGAGAGGCCTTGTGAGAGCGGGGACACACCCTCAGAACACTTGCATTCTCCTACGTCCAATCAAGGCTGGCAGAAGGAGAAACATCCTGACTCTGGCCATGCCCTCTCGCTAACGTCTGACCTGATCTCCGTGGCAACACGACAGCAGTATGGAAGGACACACCCCCTACGTAGGCTGAAGAAACGGACTGTCAGCACCCTCTACCACACTATGTGa
- the LOC118945348 gene encoding zinc finger protein 3-like isoform X2, producing MDYDSPDFVPSIFPQGKQTRNSRKTRCNKAQSDGSAVAMASPDTEVDVLPDCSEVLHGPDCYHSDQSTLDPKLEDESQTLDLNIKEEDVDNFMYLNYSGVLKEETWECPQPGKGGPDCNHSDLSKPDPKMEDESQLQRLTVKIKGEEEEETYGTECGKTSLSTRNPLTSTGENSYHCYDCGKSFSQHSNLKQHQRTHTREKSHSCSDCGKNFSHKGSLVYHQRIHTGEKPYSCSDCGKCFSQKGSLLYHQRIHTGEKPYSCSDCGKSFRQKGSMVQHQRTHTGEKSYSCSDCGKSFTASSTLKNHQRKTH from the exons ATGGACTACGACAGCCCCGATTTTGTTCCATCAATATTTCCCCAAGGCAAACAGACAAG AAACTCAAGAAAGACGAGATGCAATAAAGCACAGTCTGACGGCAGTGCTGTTGCCATGGCAAGTCCAGACACAGAGGTCGATGTCCTTCCTGACTGTTCTGAAG TGCTGCATGGTCCTGATTGTTACCATAGTGACCAAAGCACGCTAGATCCGAAGCTGGAGGATGAAAGTCAGACTCTGGACCTGAATATCAAAGAAGAAGACGTGGATAATTTTATGTATCTAA ACTATTCTGGAGTTCTGAAAGAGGAAACGTGGGAGTGTCCTCAGCCTGGGAAAGGGGGTCCTGACTGTAACCATAGCGACCTAAGCAAGCCAGATCCAAAGATGGAGGATGAAAGTCAGCTCCAGCGTCTAACTGTTAAAAtcaaaggagaagaagaggaggaaacttATGGCACTGAATGTGGCAAGACCTCTTTGTCAACAAGGAATCCGCTCACGTCCACTGGAGAGAATTCTTACCATTGCtatgactgtgggaagagtttcagtcAACATTCAAACTTAAAACagcatcagagaacacacacaaggGAGAAATCTCATAGCTGTTCTGACTGTGGAAAGAACTTCAGTCATAAGGGGAGTTTGGTATACCACCAGAGAATACATACAGGGGAGAAACCGTatagctgctctgactgtgggaaatgTTTCAGTCAAAAGGGGAGTTTGTTATACCACCAGAGAATACATACAGGGGAGAAACCGTatagctgctctgactgtgggaaaagtTTCAGGCAAAAGGGGAGTATGGTACAACATCAGAGAACACATACAGGGGAGAAATCCTatagctgctctgactgtgggaagagttttaccgCATCTTCTACTCTAAAGAACCACCAGCGTAAAACACACTAG